The following are from one region of the Stanieria cyanosphaera PCC 7437 genome:
- a CDS encoding helix-hairpin-helix domain-containing protein, translating to MFNLQKLTLKNRLLNDPYYRLQSLQEVQIAAELGIKIDVNQAGIDDWLRLPGISINQARSLVELVGMGVQLFCLEDVAAAISLPVQRLLPLEPILHFEYYDPISPLSPQRVNPNEASIEEIIQIPILNQDLAQKIAENRRINGKYRNLADFQRRLQLNSQVTSQLMYYLRF from the coding sequence ATGTTTAATCTGCAAAAACTAACGCTCAAAAACCGTCTTTTAAACGATCCTTACTATCGTTTACAATCCCTTCAAGAAGTACAAATTGCTGCCGAATTAGGCATAAAAATAGATGTTAATCAAGCAGGAATTGATGATTGGTTAAGATTACCAGGTATTTCCATTAATCAAGCGCGATCGCTTGTAGAATTAGTAGGAATGGGAGTTCAATTATTTTGTCTAGAAGATGTAGCAGCAGCAATTAGTCTTCCTGTACAAAGGTTATTACCTTTAGAACCAATCTTACATTTTGAATACTACGATCCCATTAGTCCTCTAAGTCCTCAACGAGTTAATCCGAATGAGGCTTCTATAGAAGAAATAATCCAAATTCCAATTTTAAATCAAGATTTGGCGCAAAAAATTGCTGAAAATCGGCGAATAAATGGTAAATATCGCAATTTAGCTGATTTCCAACGGCGACTTCAGCTTAATAGTCAAGTAACTTCTCAATTGATGTACTATCTAAGATTTTGA
- a CDS encoding YdcF family protein, with translation MVQIYSRSLKLVILLIVGILSLSLLFNFTVKLSSNAAMPVDAFLVLGGSINREIYAAKLAKQYPKLPILISQGSEAPCLFKVFQKEQINLERVILEKCAESTFGNFFFSLPILTNWKVHKVKLITSKTHLPRAKWLANIILGSHGIWIDLDLAPEKGIPGNQEFALKTIIDVIRSLGWSYLSQLFHPTCDRVDQLSEVDLSFWQKKGFVCERQTLF, from the coding sequence ATGGTACAAATCTATTCGCGATCGCTTAAACTGGTAATTTTGTTAATTGTAGGGATATTAAGTTTAAGTTTATTGTTTAATTTTACGGTTAAATTATCTAGCAATGCTGCTATGCCAGTTGATGCCTTTTTAGTTTTGGGAGGAAGTATTAATCGTGAGATTTATGCAGCTAAACTCGCCAAACAATATCCTAAGCTCCCAATTTTAATTTCTCAAGGTTCTGAAGCTCCTTGTCTTTTCAAGGTTTTTCAAAAAGAACAAATCAATTTGGAACGAGTTATCTTAGAAAAATGTGCCGAATCAACTTTTGGTAATTTTTTCTTTAGTTTACCTATTTTAACTAATTGGAAGGTACATAAAGTTAAATTAATTACTTCTAAGACTCATTTACCTAGAGCAAAATGGTTAGCTAATATTATTCTGGGTTCTCATGGTATTTGGATTGATTTAGATCTTGCTCCAGAAAAAGGTATTCCTGGTAATCAAGAATTTGCTCTTAAGACAATAATAGATGTAATTCGTAGTTTGGGCTGGTCTTATTTAAGTCAATTATTTCATCCTACTTGTGATCGAGTCGATCAATTAAGTGAGGTCGATTTATCGTTTTGGCAAAAGAAGGGTTTTGTTTGTGAAAGACAAACTCTATTCTAA
- a CDS encoding DUF1825 family protein: MGFFDSEVVQQEAKKLFEDYQSLIQLGSEYGKFDREGKKIFIQQMEALMERYRIFMKRFELSEDFMAQMTIQQLKTQLGQFGMTPQQMFEQMNMTLERMKSEIER, from the coding sequence ATGGGATTTTTTGATTCTGAAGTAGTACAACAAGAAGCAAAAAAATTATTTGAAGATTATCAGTCTCTCATTCAGTTGGGAAGCGAATACGGTAAATTCGACCGCGAAGGCAAAAAAATCTTCATCCAACAAATGGAAGCTTTGATGGAACGATATCGCATTTTCATGAAGCGTTTTGAACTATCTGAAGATTTTATGGCACAGATGACCATTCAACAATTAAAAACGCAACTTGGTCAATTTGGCATGACTCCCCAGCAAATGTTTGAACAGATGAATATGACCTTAGAACGAATGAAATCTGAAATTGAGCGATAA
- a CDS encoding transglycosylase domain-containing protein: MSSKALGQKPKFSKDSTNIASFLVGTVKAAGGTILGTAMITSAIAAGGLVGLAISFRNLPDVRVLRNYQPSETSYIYDIKGRLLTSLHGEANREVVSLDQISPELKRAVIAIEDSHFYQHQGINPYSIGRAVWVNWQRGGVAEGASTLTMQLIKNLFLTRERTFTRKLAEAILAIRVEQVFSKDEILNMYLNNIYWGHNNYGVQTAAETYFNKSASELNLAEAAMMAGLIQAPEQYSPYINYTETKQRQALVLKRMRELGWISPEQEKQARQEPLLVAKPTAWRTSKSPFITEAVITELKERFGQDAVTQGGMRVQTTIDYNFQKMAEETVTQGHQNLRRAGVRADQVALVAVDPRTHFVKALVGGVGYDKSQFNRAIQSRRQPGSSFKPFVYYTAFASGKYTPYSTIDDSPITYRVPSGYYTPKNYGGSFSGLMSLRTALIQSANIPAVKLGKAVGLDKVIEVCRSLGIKSPLEPVISLPLGSIGVTPLEMAGAYATFASNGWHSDPTIIVQVADSKGNLLLDNRPQPKLLLNPWATANLSSVLTGVIAEGTGKNASIGRLAAGKTGTTSSERDVWFVGYVPQLATAVWIGNDNYQSLGRGVTGGSYAAPIWRSFMLKALDNEPMQYFPSASKFPRP; the protein is encoded by the coding sequence GTGTCGTCTAAAGCTCTTGGACAAAAACCAAAATTTTCAAAAGACTCTACTAATATTGCTTCCTTCCTGGTTGGCACAGTAAAAGCAGCAGGAGGAACTATTCTTGGAACTGCGATGATTACTAGTGCCATTGCTGCGGGGGGATTAGTCGGATTGGCAATTAGCTTTCGTAATCTTCCTGATGTCAGAGTATTGCGTAACTATCAACCTTCAGAAACAAGTTATATTTATGACATCAAAGGTAGACTACTAACCAGTCTTCATGGTGAAGCCAATCGAGAAGTAGTTTCTCTAGACCAAATCTCTCCCGAATTAAAACGAGCAGTTATTGCGATCGAAGATAGTCATTTTTATCAACATCAGGGAATCAATCCTTATAGTATTGGTCGTGCTGTTTGGGTTAACTGGCAAAGAGGAGGTGTAGCAGAAGGTGCTTCTACGTTAACGATGCAACTGATTAAAAATCTATTTTTGACTAGAGAACGTACTTTTACTCGTAAACTAGCAGAAGCAATTCTTGCCATTCGAGTCGAGCAAGTTTTTAGTAAGGATGAAATTTTAAATATGTATCTCAATAATATTTATTGGGGTCATAATAATTATGGAGTCCAAACCGCAGCAGAGACTTATTTTAATAAAAGTGCTTCTGAGTTAAACTTAGCGGAAGCTGCCATGATGGCTGGTTTAATACAAGCTCCAGAACAGTATAGTCCCTATATTAATTACACTGAAACTAAACAACGACAAGCTTTAGTTCTCAAGCGAATGAGAGAATTAGGATGGATCAGTCCCGAACAAGAAAAACAAGCTCGTCAAGAACCTTTACTGGTAGCTAAACCAACTGCCTGGCGGACTAGTAAATCACCTTTTATTACTGAAGCGGTGATCACGGAATTAAAGGAACGATTTGGTCAAGATGCAGTGACTCAAGGTGGTATGCGCGTTCAAACTACCATTGATTATAATTTCCAAAAAATGGCAGAAGAAACCGTTACTCAAGGACATCAAAATTTAAGAAGAGCAGGAGTTCGTGCAGATCAAGTAGCTTTAGTGGCAGTTGATCCACGTACTCATTTTGTTAAAGCTTTAGTGGGTGGAGTTGGTTACGATAAAAGTCAATTTAATCGTGCAATTCAGTCTCGTCGTCAACCAGGTTCTTCTTTTAAACCGTTTGTTTACTATACGGCTTTTGCTAGTGGAAAGTACACACCATATTCTACTATTGATGATTCTCCGATTACCTATCGCGTACCTTCTGGTTATTATACTCCCAAAAATTATGGCGGTTCTTTTTCGGGTTTAATGTCATTGAGAACAGCTTTAATTCAGTCTGCTAATATACCAGCAGTTAAACTAGGGAAAGCGGTTGGCTTAGATAAAGTAATTGAAGTGTGTCGCTCTCTGGGAATTAAAAGTCCACTAGAACCAGTTATATCTTTGCCTTTAGGTTCAATTGGCGTAACACCATTAGAGATGGCAGGAGCTTATGCGACTTTTGCTAGTAACGGTTGGCATAGCGACCCGACTATTATTGTTCAAGTAGCAGATAGTAAAGGTAATTTATTATTAGACAATCGACCTCAACCCAAGTTGTTATTAAACCCTTGGGCAACTGCTAATCTTTCTAGTGTACTAACAGGAGTTATTGCTGAAGGAACTGGTAAAAATGCTAGTATTGGTCGACTAGCAGCAGGTAAAACAGGAACAACTTCTTCAGAGAGAGATGTTTGGTTCGTGGGTTATGTTCCTCAATTAGCTACAGCTGTTTGGATTGGTAATGATAATTATCAAAGCTTAGGTAGAGGAGTTACCGGCGGAAGTTATGCTGCACCTATTTGGCGTTCTTTTATGCTCAAAGCTCTTGATAATGAGCCGATGCAATATTTTCCTTCAGCTTCTAAATTTCCTCGTCCTTAG
- a CDS encoding FdhF/YdeP family oxidoreductase yields MNEDRKAINGEPNQDTPKMGGGLPVVEYWARHTLSPEGLKLWQTLFHKSACLSCSWGTGGQKGGFTNEVGEKVQRCMKSVESISAEIQPPISTQFFAHQTITQLQQLSSLEADRLGRWSFPIILRSGKSNYEHISWSEIYQIATAAFQKPPERVASYSSGRSSNESAYLLQLMMRALGSNNLADCSDLCHAPSTFGLKQMFGSGTSMVSLESLKQTDCVVLVGANPSYNHPRLMNELIKLRDRGGKVIVINPVREIGLVKFGSPSFPVTSLIQGSEIASLYLQPIPGSDVALFVGIQKSLIEKNLVDYKYLRSHTENWQEVIEQVNQTTWEEITTVCGISQAEIETAATIIGSSPKVVFAWAMGITQHENGVDNVYSIANTALLTGNAGKEGAGTMPIRGHSNVQGFGSMGVTVRLKQEIQQALEKLLDRPLSRVQGYDTRSLIEAADGGEIDTLICVGGNLYAANPDSTQAKRALGKIKTIIYLATKPNLGHFHGLAQQNTIIIPVLNRFENPHKTTTESGNNFVRLNDEGTTHLKDADLISEVEFITELAHRIHGEYPVNWRKLQDTKYVRQLIAQTIPGFEKMANLDETKQEFTIGGRIFPEPKFATSSGKAAMFVTPLPQLDLPDPKAFKIPDSKKSVVVALMTGRSYSQHNTVVYKVADKYRGIPHRNCILMNQIDAEMAGIKEHQRVTVQADAGKLENVEVIFGTVRQGAALMFYPEVNAIFKARIDRRCGTPAFKRVPAVVYA; encoded by the coding sequence ATGAACGAAGATCGCAAAGCTATCAATGGTGAACCAAATCAGGATACCCCTAAAATGGGCGGAGGTTTACCAGTTGTTGAATATTGGGCAAGACATACTCTTTCTCCAGAAGGATTAAAATTGTGGCAAACTCTATTTCATAAAAGTGCTTGTCTTTCTTGTTCTTGGGGAACAGGAGGACAAAAAGGAGGTTTTACTAATGAGGTAGGGGAAAAAGTTCAGCGTTGTATGAAGAGTGTGGAATCGATCTCCGCAGAAATTCAACCTCCCATCTCAACTCAATTTTTTGCCCATCAAACTATTACTCAATTACAACAACTTTCTTCTTTAGAGGCGGATCGATTAGGTAGATGGAGTTTTCCTATTATTTTGCGTTCGGGTAAATCTAATTACGAACATATTTCTTGGTCAGAAATTTATCAAATTGCTACGGCAGCTTTTCAAAAACCACCAGAAAGAGTTGCTTCTTATAGTTCTGGTCGTTCTTCCAATGAATCTGCTTATCTGTTGCAACTGATGATGCGGGCATTAGGTTCTAATAATTTAGCCGACTGTTCCGATCTTTGTCATGCCCCTTCTACTTTTGGTTTGAAGCAGATGTTTGGCAGCGGGACATCGATGGTTAGTTTGGAGAGTTTAAAACAAACTGATTGTGTAGTCTTGGTTGGTGCTAACCCTTCTTACAATCATCCACGCTTGATGAATGAATTGATTAAGTTGCGGGATAGAGGCGGTAAAGTAATTGTAATCAATCCAGTCAGAGAAATAGGACTAGTTAAATTTGGTTCTCCTTCTTTTCCTGTTACCTCTTTAATTCAAGGTTCAGAAATTGCTTCATTGTATCTACAACCGATCCCTGGTAGTGATGTTGCTTTATTTGTAGGTATTCAAAAATCTTTAATTGAAAAAAATTTAGTTGATTACAAATATTTGCGATCGCATACAGAAAACTGGCAAGAAGTAATTGAACAGGTAAACCAAACAACCTGGGAAGAGATCACTACAGTTTGTGGCATTTCTCAAGCAGAAATTGAAACTGCTGCTACCATCATTGGTTCATCTCCCAAAGTAGTTTTTGCTTGGGCAATGGGTATTACACAACATGAAAATGGTGTAGATAATGTCTATAGTATTGCCAACACTGCTTTATTAACAGGTAATGCGGGTAAAGAAGGTGCGGGAACTATGCCGATTAGAGGTCATTCTAACGTTCAAGGTTTCGGTTCTATGGGCGTTACTGTCCGCCTGAAACAAGAAATTCAGCAAGCATTAGAAAAACTCTTAGATCGTCCTCTTAGTCGCGTTCAAGGTTATGATACTAGGTCTTTAATTGAAGCAGCAGACGGAGGTGAGATAGATACCCTAATTTGTGTTGGTGGTAATTTATATGCAGCAAATCCCGACTCAACTCAAGCCAAACGAGCATTAGGTAAGATAAAAACCATTATTTATTTAGCAACTAAACCGAATTTAGGACATTTTCACGGATTAGCCCAACAAAATACTATTATTATTCCTGTCCTGAATCGCTTTGAAAATCCTCATAAAACTACTACTGAATCAGGTAATAACTTTGTTCGCCTCAACGATGAAGGTACGACCCATCTCAAAGATGCGGATCTTATTTCTGAAGTAGAATTTATCACCGAACTTGCCCACCGCATTCACGGAGAATACCCAGTTAATTGGCGTAAACTGCAAGATACTAAATATGTTCGGCAATTAATTGCCCAAACAATTCCAGGATTTGAAAAGATGGCAAATCTTGATGAGACTAAGCAAGAATTTACGATTGGCGGACGCATTTTTCCCGAACCAAAATTTGCTACTTCTTCTGGTAAAGCTGCTATGTTTGTTACACCATTACCTCAACTTGATCTTCCTGATCCCAAAGCGTTTAAAATTCCCGATTCCAAAAAGAGTGTGGTAGTTGCCTTAATGACTGGGCGCAGCTATTCTCAACATAATACAGTGGTTTACAAAGTTGCTGATAAATATCGAGGGATTCCTCATCGCAATTGTATTTTGATGAATCAAATTGATGCTGAAATGGCTGGAATCAAAGAACATCAAAGAGTTACAGTTCAGGCAGATGCAGGAAAGTTAGAAAATGTCGAGGTCATTTTTGGTACAGTACGTCAAGGTGCAGCTTTGATGTTTTATCCTGAAGTTAATGCTATTTTTAAAGCTAGAATAGATCGGCGTTGCGGTACTCCTGCTTTTAAACGAGTTCCTGCTGTAGTATATGCATGA
- a CDS encoding two-partner secretion domain-containing protein, which translates to MRDKAFFPFFQVGFYTCCSLVAHPVTAQSISSDGTLSTPTEVNPTATGVEITGGTSSGGNLFHSFKDFSIPTGSEAFFNNASDVVNILNRVTGGNISNINGLLKANGSANLFLINPAGIVFGEGASLDIGGSFYGSTADSILFPDGVEFSATDTQTQPILTINAPIGLNFRDNPQPITNQSTANGVGLQVDTGKNITLVGGNLNFAGGKITAPGGRVELGGLSQAGEIGISNEGSLIFPDDVARADINLTNGSFVNVAGGGGGFININARNLTLSEKSQLLAGIAENSGSPTAQAGDITINATDAVKILGSNDDIGLDTEINNHVGLTPKKRDNEKNKSNAQGNAGAIFINTNFLEINNEGKITSANFSQGNSGEVFINANNILIERGAIFSAVIDGKGNVGNITINAKDSVVLDNGTDEANNVILSQVIGNGEGDAGDITINTGSFRLEDKSFILADNQGKGDAGNITINATDAVILDGSNQVSSDGKPFLALIISQVQNDVEGNGGDISISSPSISLANFSLISTNAKRGSTGQAGNITLNAETIKLDTGSVIDALTENDFDGGDININANFLELSNGGKIVTGNDKGGNAGNINLNIADNIVLNNGNPPNKSPFDEQILQELKLETGVFASNFASSTGNGGNIFISADSIKFEDQGSISAETVSGEGGNITLEVDNLLSLRNNSIISTEAGGSGNGGNIKIDAGFVVAFPNQNNDILADAQQGIGGNININTQGIFGLAERELNPITNDINASSQFSLDGNVSINTPDVEVFQETSEAPENVCS; encoded by the coding sequence TTTTAACAATGCATCCGATGTAGTTAATATTCTCAATCGCGTTACAGGGGGTAATATTTCTAACATCAATGGTTTACTAAAAGCAAACGGTAGTGCCAATTTATTTTTAATCAATCCTGCGGGAATTGTTTTTGGTGAAGGTGCTTCTTTAGATATTGGTGGTTCTTTTTATGGTTCTACTGCTGATAGTATTTTATTTCCCGATGGGGTGGAGTTTAGTGCGACGGATACCCAAACACAGCCGATTTTAACGATTAATGCGCCAATTGGTTTAAATTTTCGGGATAATCCTCAACCAATCACCAATCAATCTACAGCTAATGGTGTTGGGTTGCAGGTAGACACAGGAAAAAACATTACTTTAGTTGGTGGCAATCTTAATTTTGCAGGAGGAAAAATCACTGCACCAGGAGGTAGAGTTGAGTTAGGGGGTTTATCTCAAGCAGGAGAAATAGGTATTAGTAATGAAGGTAGTTTAATTTTTCCTGATGATGTAGCAAGGGCAGATATTAATTTAACTAACGGGTCTTTCGTTAATGTTGCTGGTGGTGGTGGCGGATTTATTAATATTAATGCTCGTAACTTAACTTTATCAGAGAAAAGTCAACTACTTGCAGGTATTGCTGAAAATAGTGGTTCACCAACTGCACAAGCAGGAGATATTACCATTAATGCCACTGATGCGGTCAAAATACTTGGCAGTAATGACGATATAGGATTAGACACAGAAATTAATAATCATGTCGGGTTAACACCTAAAAAAAGAGATAATGAGAAAAACAAAAGCAATGCTCAAGGTAACGCAGGAGCAATATTTATCAATACTAACTTCTTAGAAATTAACAACGAAGGCAAAATTACATCTGCCAATTTTTCGCAAGGAAATTCTGGTGAAGTTTTTATTAATGCTAATAATATTTTGATTGAACGTGGAGCTATCTTTAGTGCAGTAATTGATGGCAAAGGCAATGTAGGAAACATCACAATTAATGCTAAAGATTCAGTTGTGCTTGATAATGGTACAGATGAAGCAAATAATGTAATACTTTCTCAAGTAATTGGGAATGGAGAAGGTGACGCAGGCGATATTACTATCAACACAGGCTCTTTTCGGCTTGAAGATAAATCATTTATTTTGGCTGATAATCAAGGTAAAGGAGATGCAGGTAATATAACTATTAATGCTACAGATGCAGTTATTCTTGATGGTTCTAATCAAGTTTCTTCTGACGGTAAACCATTTCTTGCCCTAATTATTTCTCAAGTACAAAATGATGTAGAAGGAAATGGTGGTGATATTAGTATTTCTTCTCCTTCAATTTCCTTAGCTAATTTTTCTTTAATTTCTACCAATGCTAAACGAGGTTCAACCGGGCAAGCTGGTAACATCACTCTTAATGCTGAGACTATCAAACTTGATACTGGTTCGGTTATTGATGCTTTAACTGAAAACGATTTTGATGGTGGTGATATTAATATTAATGCCAATTTTTTAGAATTAAGCAATGGAGGCAAGATTGTTACAGGCAATGACAAAGGTGGAAATGCAGGAAATATTAATCTAAATATTGCTGACAATATTGTTTTAAATAATGGTAATCCTCCCAATAAATCTCCTTTTGACGAACAAATTTTACAAGAGCTAAAATTAGAGACGGGGGTATTTGCTAGTAATTTTGCTAGCTCTACAGGAAACGGAGGAAATATTTTTATTTCTGCTGATTCAATTAAATTTGAGGATCAAGGCTCTATTTCCGCAGAAACTGTCTCAGGTGAAGGTGGAAATATTACTCTGGAAGTCGATAATCTCTTATCATTACGCAATAACAGTATAATTTCTACAGAAGCTGGTGGTTCTGGTAATGGCGGTAATATTAAGATCGATGCTGGTTTTGTAGTTGCTTTTCCTAATCAAAATAATGATATTTTGGCTGATGCTCAACAAGGAATAGGCGGAAATATTAATATTAATACTCAAGGGATTTTTGGGCTAGCTGAAAGGGAACTTAATCCGATTACAAATGATATTAATGCTAGTTCTCAATTTAGTTTAGATGGTAATGTTAGTATTAACACTCCTGATGTAGAAGTGTTTCAAGAAACATCGGAAGCACCAGAAAATGTATGTAGTTGA